A single Pseudomonas sp. HN11 DNA region contains:
- a CDS encoding CheR family methyltransferase: MSHDPRFFAFLKERIGLDVASVGEAIIERALRQRSQAVNAQTADDYWQHLQSSNDEQQALIEAVIVPETWFFRYPESFATLARLAKARLAEIKQMRALRILSLPCSTGEEPYSIAMALLDAGLAPHQFKVLGLDVSPLSVERARRGVYGKNSFRGGDIAFRDRHFIEYGDGYHIADRVREQVRLQVGNLLDPGLLANEASYDFVFCRNLLIYFDQPTQKQVFDVLKGLTHVEGVLFIGPAEGSLLGRHGMRSIGVPQSFAFSRHAEPVKPGPAFMPKAMPIPARSAAPISTKPRPFSTVSAQVVPIKTPHTDAGDLLSRIATLANEGKSAEARAACEQYLSNHPPVAQVFYWLGLLSDVAGSALEAQGYYRKALYLEPQHPQALMHLAALLESQGDSAGARRLQARAARSERADSESKR; the protein is encoded by the coding sequence ATGAGCCACGACCCGCGTTTCTTTGCCTTCCTTAAAGAGCGCATCGGCCTGGATGTCGCGTCGGTGGGCGAAGCCATCATCGAGCGCGCGTTGCGTCAGCGCAGCCAGGCCGTCAATGCGCAAACGGCCGACGATTACTGGCAGCACCTGCAAAGTTCCAACGATGAGCAACAGGCGCTGATCGAAGCGGTGATCGTTCCCGAAACCTGGTTTTTTCGTTATCCCGAATCCTTTGCGACCCTGGCCCGCCTCGCCAAGGCGCGCCTGGCCGAGATCAAGCAGATGCGCGCCCTGCGCATCCTCAGCCTGCCGTGCTCCACCGGCGAAGAACCTTATTCGATTGCCATGGCCTTACTGGATGCTGGCCTGGCGCCGCACCAGTTCAAGGTGCTGGGCCTGGATGTCAGCCCGCTGTCGGTGGAGCGCGCGCGGCGCGGGGTGTATGGCAAGAATTCTTTCCGTGGTGGTGATATAGCCTTTCGCGACCGCCATTTCATCGAATACGGCGACGGCTATCACATAGCCGACCGCGTACGCGAACAGGTGCGCCTGCAAGTAGGCAACCTGCTCGATCCTGGCCTGTTGGCAAATGAAGCGAGCTACGACTTCGTGTTCTGCCGCAACCTGCTGATCTACTTCGACCAACCGACCCAGAAGCAAGTCTTCGACGTGCTCAAGGGCCTGACCCACGTGGAAGGCGTGCTGTTTATCGGCCCAGCCGAGGGCAGCCTGCTGGGGCGCCATGGCATGCGCTCGATTGGCGTGCCGCAGTCGTTCGCGTTCAGTCGGCATGCCGAGCCGGTCAAGCCTGGGCCTGCGTTTATGCCCAAGGCTATGCCCATCCCAGCGCGCAGTGCGGCACCGATTTCGACCAAACCACGACCATTCAGCACTGTGAGTGCGCAGGTGGTGCCGATCAAGACGCCGCACACCGATGCGGGCGACCTGCTCAGCCGCATCGCCACCTTGGCGAACGAAGGCAAAAGCGCCGAAGCCCGCGCCGCATGCGAACAGTATTTGAGCAACCACCCGCCGGTCGCCCAGGTGTTCTATTGGCTGGGGCTGCTCAGCGATGTGGCGGGCAGTGCCTTGGAAGCCCAGGGTTATTATCGAAAAGCCTTGTACCTGGAACCCCAGCACCCGCAGGCCTTGATGCACCTGGCCGCGTTGCTCGAGTCCCAGGGCGACAGTGCGGGGGCGCGCCGTTTGCAGGCGCGGGCCGCCCGTAGCGAGCGAGCTGACAGTGAGTCCAAACGATGA
- a CDS encoding hybrid sensor histidine kinase/response regulator: MTPDQMRDASLLELFSLEADAQTQVLSAGLLALERNPTQADQLEACMRAAHSLKGAARIVGVDAGVSVSHVMEDCLVSAQESRLYLQPEHIDALLQGTDLLMRIATPGNDVGPTDIEAYVALMERLLDPSQAPVKMAPPPPAPIVEELPPEPEPAPPVAAEPPRQSKRMTEGGERVLRVTAERLNSLLDLSSKSLVETQRLKPYLASLQRLKRIQSQSVRALDTLDGQLKTQNLNLEAQEALADTRRLLSEAQALLAEKTAELDEFGWQAGQRAQVLYDTALACRMRPFADVLAGQVRMVRDLGRSLGKQVRLEIEGEKTQVDRDVLEKLEAPLTHLLRNAVDHGIEMPEQRLLAGKPAEGLIRLRASHQAGLLVLELSDDGNGVDLERLRGTIVDRHLSPLETALRLSEEELLTFLFLPGFSLRDKVTQVSGRGVGLDAVQHMVRQLRGAVVLEQTAGQGSRFHLEVPLTLSVVRSLVVEVGEEAYAFPLAHIERMCDLAPDDIVQLEGRQHFWHEGRHVGLVAASQLLQRPAGQNQSDTLKVVVIRERDAVYGIAVERFIGERTLVVLPLDDRLGKVQDISAGALLDDGSVVLIVDVEDMLRSVDKLLNTGRLERIARRSQQATEAPRKRVLVVDDSLTVRELQRKLLLNRGYEVAVAVDGMDGWNALRSEDFDLLITDIDMPRMDGIELVTLLRRDTRLQSLPVMVVSYKDREEDRRRGLDAGADYYLAKASFHDDALLDAVVELIGGARA; the protein is encoded by the coding sequence ATGACCCCCGACCAGATGCGTGATGCCTCGCTGCTGGAACTTTTCAGCCTGGAAGCCGATGCGCAGACCCAGGTACTGAGCGCGGGCCTGCTGGCCCTGGAGCGCAACCCCACCCAGGCTGATCAGCTCGAAGCCTGCATGCGCGCCGCTCACTCGCTCAAGGGTGCGGCACGCATCGTCGGGGTGGACGCCGGGGTCAGCGTCTCCCATGTGATGGAAGATTGTCTGGTCAGCGCCCAGGAAAGCCGCCTGTACCTGCAGCCCGAACATATTGATGCGTTGCTGCAAGGCACCGACCTGCTGATGCGCATCGCCACGCCGGGCAACGACGTCGGGCCGACGGACATCGAAGCCTACGTGGCCTTGATGGAGCGCTTGCTGGACCCGTCCCAGGCACCGGTCAAAATGGCACCGCCGCCGCCCGCGCCCATTGTTGAAGAACTGCCGCCGGAACCCGAGCCCGCGCCGCCGGTGGCCGCCGAGCCGCCACGCCAGAGCAAACGCATGACCGAAGGCGGCGAACGCGTACTGCGGGTGACCGCCGAGCGTTTGAACAGCCTGCTGGACCTGTCGAGCAAATCCCTGGTGGAAACCCAGCGGCTCAAGCCGTACCTGGCCAGCCTGCAACGCCTCAAGCGCATTCAAAGCCAGAGCGTACGGGCCCTGGATACGTTGGACGGGCAACTCAAGACCCAAAACCTGAATCTTGAAGCCCAGGAGGCACTGGCCGACACCCGCCGTCTGCTCAGCGAAGCGCAAGCCTTGCTGGCAGAAAAAACCGCAGAGCTGGATGAGTTCGGCTGGCAGGCCGGGCAGCGTGCCCAAGTGCTTTACGACACCGCGCTGGCGTGCCGCATGCGCCCGTTTGCCGATGTGCTGGCCGGGCAAGTGCGCATGGTGCGCGACCTCGGGCGCAGTCTCGGCAAGCAGGTGCGGCTGGAGATCGAGGGCGAAAAGACCCAGGTCGACCGCGACGTGCTGGAGAAACTCGAAGCCCCGTTGACCCATTTGTTGCGCAACGCCGTCGACCACGGCATCGAAATGCCTGAGCAACGCTTGCTGGCGGGCAAACCGGCGGAGGGCCTGATTCGCTTGCGCGCGTCCCATCAGGCGGGTTTGCTGGTGCTGGAATTGAGCGATGACGGCAACGGTGTCGACCTGGAGCGCCTGCGCGGCACCATCGTCGACCGGCATTTGTCGCCGCTGGAAACGGCCCTGCGCCTGAGCGAAGAAGAACTGCTGACGTTCCTGTTCCTGCCGGGGTTCAGCCTGCGCGACAAGGTCACGCAAGTGTCCGGGCGCGGGGTCGGCCTGGATGCAGTGCAGCATATGGTCCGCCAACTGCGCGGCGCAGTGGTGCTGGAGCAGACGGCGGGGCAGGGCAGTCGTTTTCACCTGGAAGTGCCATTGACCCTGTCGGTGGTGCGCAGCCTGGTGGTGGAAGTCGGCGAAGAGGCCTACGCATTCCCACTGGCTCATATCGAGCGCATGTGCGACCTGGCGCCGGACGACATCGTGCAACTGGAAGGTCGCCAGCATTTCTGGCACGAGGGCCGGCACGTGGGCCTGGTCGCCGCCAGCCAGTTGCTGCAGCGCCCTGCAGGGCAGAATCAGTCGGACACCTTGAAAGTCGTGGTGATTCGCGAGCGCGATGCCGTGTACGGGATTGCCGTGGAGCGTTTTATCGGCGAGCGTACGCTGGTGGTGCTGCCGCTGGATGATCGCCTGGGCAAGGTCCAGGATATTTCCGCCGGCGCGTTGCTGGATGACGGCTCGGTGGTGTTGATCGTCGACGTTGAAGACATGCTGCGTTCGGTGGACAAGCTGCTGAACACCGGCCGATTGGAACGGATTGCCCGGCGCAGTCAACAAGCCACCGAGGCACCGCGTAAACGGGTGTTGGTGGTGGATGACTCGCTGACCGTGCGCGAGCTGCAACGCAAATTATTACTTAATCGTGGTTATGAAGTGGCCGTGGCGGTCGATGGCATGGACGGCTGGAACGCCTTGCGCTCCGAAGACTTTGACCTGTTGATCACTGATATTGATATGCCTCGTATGGACGGTATTGAATTGGTCACACTCTTGCGCCGTGACACCCGCCTGCAATCGTTGCCGGTGATGGTGGTGTCCTACAAGGATCGCGAAGAAGACCGACGTCGTGGACTGGACGCCGGCGCCGACTATTATTTAGCCAAAGCCAGTTTCCACGATGACGCCCTGCTGGACGCCGTGGTGGAACTGATCGGAGGCGCGCGGGCATGA
- the prfB gene encoding peptide chain release factor 2 (programmed frameshift) has product MEINPILNTIKDLSERSETIRGYLDYDQKHERLTEVNRELEDPAVWNKPEYAQELGRERAALAQIVDTLDELNTGLADCRDLLDMAVEENDEGAVGDVVAELARLEENLAKLEFRRMFSHEMDPNNAYLDIQAGSGGTEAQDWANILLRMYLRWADKRGFEATIMELSAGEVAGIKGATVHIKGEYAFGWLRTEIGVHRLVRKSPFDSGNRRHTSFSAVFVSPEIDDKVEIEINPADLRIDTYRSSGAGGQHVNTTDSAVRITHVPTNTVVSCQNERSQHANKDTAMKMLRAKLYEQEMQKRNAASQALEDTKSDIGWGHQIRSYVLDASRIKDLRTNIERSDCDKVLDGDIDEYLEASLKSGL; this is encoded by the exons ATGGAAATCAACCCGATCCTTAACACCATCAAGGACCTGTCCGAGCGCTCCGAAACTATTCGGGGGTATCTT GACTACGATCAAAAGCACGAGCGCCTGACCGAAGTCAATCGCGAGCTTGAAGATCCTGCTGTCTGGAACAAACCTGAATACGCCCAGGAGCTGGGCCGCGAGCGCGCTGCGCTGGCGCAGATCGTCGATACCCTCGACGAACTGAACACCGGTCTGGCCGATTGCCGTGACCTGCTGGACATGGCCGTCGAAGAAAACGACGAAGGCGCAGTGGGCGATGTCGTCGCCGAGCTGGCCCGTCTCGAGGAAAACCTCGCCAAACTCGAATTCCGCCGCATGTTCAGCCACGAGATGGACCCGAACAACGCCTACCTGGACATCCAGGCCGGCTCCGGCGGCACCGAGGCCCAGGACTGGGCCAACATCCTGCTGCGCATGTACCTGCGCTGGGCGGACAAACGCGGTTTCGAAGCGACCATCATGGAACTGTCCGCCGGTGAAGTCGCCGGTATCAAGGGCGCGACCGTGCACATCAAGGGTGAATATGCCTTTGGCTGGTTGCGCACCGAGATCGGCGTGCACCGCCTGGTACGCAAGAGCCCGTTCGACTCCGGCAACCGTCGCCACACCTCGTTCTCCGCCGTTTTCGTCTCGCCAGAGATCGACGACAAGGTGGAAATCGAAATCAACCCGGCCGACCTGCGCATCGACACCTACCGCTCCTCCGGTGCCGGTGGTCAGCACGTAAACACCACCGACTCGGCCGTACGTATTACCCACGTACCGACCAACACCGTGGTCAGCTGCCAGAACGAACGTTCCCAGCACGCCAACAAGGACACCGCCATGAAAATGCTGCGGGCCAAGTTGTACGAGCAGGAAATGCAGAAGCGCAATGCCGCGTCCCAGGCGCTGGAAGACACCAAGTCGGATATCGGCTGGGGTCATCAGATCCGCTCTTATGTGCTCGATGCGTCGCGGATCAAGGATCTGCGCACTAACATCGAACGCAGTGACTGTGACAAGGTACTCGACGGTGATATCGACGAATACCTGGAAGCCAGCCTGAAATCCGGCCTGTAA
- a CDS encoding chemotaxis protein CheW, whose amino-acid sequence MSDLVARRGAVPAAKKALFLVFHIGDERYALKATEVAEVLPRLPLTPIAHAPTWVAGIFAHRGALVPVIDLSTLTFGKPAQARTSTRLVLVNYQPQPWVEARWLGLILEQATDTLRCDLGEFKPYGLDNREAPYLGLVREDALGLMQWIGVNELLTDDVRAMLFSAELRV is encoded by the coding sequence ATGAGCGACCTCGTGGCTAGACGCGGCGCCGTCCCGGCAGCGAAAAAGGCGTTGTTCCTGGTGTTCCACATCGGCGACGAACGTTACGCCCTCAAGGCCACCGAAGTGGCCGAGGTGCTGCCGCGCCTGCCGCTCACCCCCATTGCCCATGCGCCGACGTGGGTGGCGGGCATCTTTGCTCACCGTGGCGCGCTGGTGCCAGTGATCGACCTCAGCACCCTGACGTTCGGCAAACCGGCCCAGGCTCGTACCAGTACGCGCCTGGTGCTGGTCAATTACCAGCCGCAGCCTTGGGTTGAAGCCCGCTGGCTGGGACTGATCCTGGAGCAAGCCACCGACACCCTGCGTTGTGACCTGGGGGAGTTCAAGCCCTACGGCTTGGACAACCGCGAGGCGCCGTACCTGGGGCTGGTCCGTGAGGATGCCCTGGGCTTGATGCAGTGGATCGGCGTCAACGAACTGCTCACCGATGACGTGCGCGCCATGCTGTTTTCTGCCGAGCTACGGGTATGA
- a CDS encoding diguanylate cyclase encodes MNDLQIDDIKTDENAAMVLLVDDQAMIGEAVRRGLAHEENIDFHFCADPHQAIAQAIRIKPTVILQDLVMPGLDGLTLVREYRNHPATQNIPIIVLSTKEDPLIKSAAFSAGANDYLVKLPDNIELVARIRYHSRSYMTLLQRDAAYRALRVSQQQLLDTNLVLQRLMNSDGLTGLSNRRHFDEYLELEWRRAMRDQTQLSLLMIDVDFFKTYNDSFGHVEGDEALRKVAATIREASSRPSDLPARYGGEEFALVLPNTSPGGARLVAEKLRMAVAALKIPHNAPTEGSSLTVSIGLSTMTPVQGTDYRQVILAADKGLYTAKHNGRNQVGIE; translated from the coding sequence ATGAATGATTTACAGATCGACGACATCAAGACCGACGAAAATGCCGCCATGGTGTTGCTGGTCGACGACCAGGCCATGATCGGCGAAGCCGTGCGGCGTGGCCTGGCCCATGAAGAAAATATCGACTTCCACTTCTGCGCCGATCCTCATCAGGCGATTGCCCAGGCGATCCGCATCAAGCCGACCGTTATCCTGCAGGATCTGGTGATGCCTGGCCTCGACGGACTGACCTTGGTGCGCGAATACCGTAATCACCCGGCCACGCAGAACATCCCGATCATTGTGCTTTCGACCAAGGAAGACCCACTGATCAAGAGCGCGGCGTTTTCTGCCGGGGCCAATGATTATCTGGTCAAGCTGCCGGACAATATCGAACTGGTGGCGCGCATTCGCTATCACTCGCGCTCGTACATGACCTTGTTGCAGCGGGATGCGGCTTATCGTGCGCTGCGGGTCAGCCAACAGCAGTTGCTGGACACCAATCTGGTGCTGCAGCGATTGATGAACTCCGATGGCCTGACCGGGCTGTCCAACCGTCGCCACTTCGATGAGTACCTGGAGTTGGAGTGGCGGCGTGCCATGCGTGACCAGACCCAGTTGTCGTTGTTGATGATTGATGTGGATTTCTTCAAAACCTATAACGATAGCTTTGGGCATGTCGAGGGCGATGAGGCGTTGCGCAAGGTTGCAGCGACCATTCGTGAGGCCAGCAGTCGGCCTTCGGATTTGCCGGCGCGCTATGGTGGTGAGGAGTTTGCGTTGGTCTTACCGAATACGTCGCCAGGCGGGGCGCGGTTGGTGGCCGAGAAGCTGCGGATGGCGGTGGCTGCGCTGAAAATTCCGCATAACGCGCCGACAGAGGGTTCCAGCCTGACCGTCAGCATTGGGCTGTCGACCATGACGCCGGTGCAGGGGACGGATTACCGGCAGGTGATCCTGGCGGCGGATAAGGGGTTGTATACGGCCAAGCATAATGGGCGCAATCAGGTTGGGATTGAGTAG
- a CDS encoding chemotaxis protein CheW, translating into MSNTEALDTAGLDLTLADTQAIDDCWNRIGIHGDKSCPLLTDHIHCRNCSVYSAAATRLLDRYALQQDEHRPHAAVELGEDVVTRSLLMFRLGEEWLGIATRCLVEVAPLQPIHSLPHQRSRALLGVANVRGALVACLSLVELLGLDVTSHGPSGGRIMPRMLIITAGDGPVVVPVDEVDGIHAIDERTLKAASASGTQASARYTQGVLQWKGRSLRWLDEAQLLSAVTRSLT; encoded by the coding sequence ATGAGTAACACCGAGGCGCTCGACACCGCCGGCCTGGACCTGACCCTGGCCGATACCCAAGCCATCGACGACTGCTGGAATCGCATCGGCATTCATGGCGACAAGTCTTGCCCGTTGCTGACGGACCATATCCATTGCCGCAACTGTTCGGTGTACTCGGCGGCCGCCACGCGTTTGCTGGACCGTTACGCCTTGCAGCAGGACGAGCATCGCCCACACGCCGCCGTCGAGTTGGGCGAAGACGTGGTCACCCGTTCGCTGTTGATGTTCCGTCTCGGCGAGGAATGGCTGGGTATTGCCACCCGCTGCCTGGTGGAAGTGGCGCCGCTGCAACCGATTCATTCCCTGCCGCACCAGCGCTCGCGCGCTTTGCTCGGCGTAGCCAATGTGCGCGGCGCGCTGGTGGCGTGCCTGTCGCTGGTGGAACTGTTGGGCCTGGACGTCACCAGCCATGGCCCCAGCGGTGGGCGCATCATGCCGCGCATGTTGATCATCACCGCAGGGGATGGCCCGGTGGTGGTGCCGGTGGATGAAGTCGATGGTATCCATGCCATCGATGAGCGTACCTTGAAGGCGGCATCGGCCTCGGGTACCCAGGCCAGCGCGCGCTACACCCAAGGCGTGTTGCAGTGGAAAGGCCGCAGCCTGCGTTGGTTGGACGAGGCGCAATTGTTGTCCGCCGTGACTCGGAGCCTCACATGA
- the lysS gene encoding lysine--tRNA ligase, translated as MSDQQPDQALQQEENSLIALRKEKLAAERAKGNAFPNDFRRENYCDALQKQYADKTKEELAEAAIPVKVAGRIMLNRGSFMVIQDMTGRIQVYVNRKTLPEETLASVKTWDMGDIIAAEGTLARSGKGDLYVEMTNVRLLTKSLRPLPDKHHGLTDTEQRYRQRYVDLIVNEEVRHTFRVRSQVIAHIRSFLMQRDFLEVETPMLQTIPGGAAAKPFETHHNALDMEMFLRIAPELYLKRLVVGGFEKVFEINRNFRNEGVSTRHNPEFTMLEFYQAYADYEDNMDLTEELFRELAQLVLGSTDVPYGDKVFHFGEPFVRLSVFDSILKYNPELTADDLNDIDKARAIAKKAGAKVLGFEGLGKLQVMIFEELVEHKLEQPHFITQYPFEVSPLARRNDDNPNVTDRFELFIGGREIANAYSELNDAQDQAERFMAQVADKDAGDDEAMHYDADFVRALEYGMPPTAGEGIGIDRLVMLLTDSPSIRDVILFPHMRPQA; from the coding sequence ATGAGCGACCAACAACCCGACCAGGCCCTGCAACAGGAAGAAAACTCCCTGATCGCCCTGCGCAAGGAAAAGCTTGCTGCCGAGCGCGCCAAGGGCAATGCCTTTCCCAACGACTTTCGCCGCGAAAACTACTGCGATGCCTTGCAGAAACAGTACGCGGACAAGACCAAGGAAGAGCTGGCAGAGGCTGCGATCCCGGTCAAGGTGGCAGGTCGCATCATGCTCAACCGTGGCTCGTTCATGGTGATCCAGGACATGACCGGTCGCATCCAGGTCTACGTCAACCGCAAGACCTTGCCTGAAGAAACCCTGGCCTCGGTGAAAACCTGGGACATGGGCGACATCATCGCCGCCGAAGGCACCCTGGCCCGTTCCGGCAAGGGTGACCTGTACGTCGAGATGACCAACGTGCGCCTGCTGACCAAGTCGCTGCGCCCGCTGCCGGACAAGCACCACGGCCTGACCGACACTGAACAGCGCTACCGCCAGCGCTACGTTGACCTTATCGTCAACGAAGAGGTGCGCCACACTTTCCGTGTGCGCTCGCAAGTGATCGCACACATCCGCAGCTTCCTGATGCAGCGCGACTTCCTTGAAGTCGAAACGCCGATGCTGCAGACCATTCCTGGCGGCGCCGCAGCCAAGCCGTTCGAAACCCACCATAACGCGCTGGACATGGAAATGTTCCTGCGTATCGCGCCGGAGCTGTACCTCAAGCGCCTGGTGGTTGGCGGCTTCGAAAAAGTGTTCGAGATCAACCGCAACTTCCGTAACGAAGGCGTTTCGACGCGTCACAATCCAGAATTCACCATGTTGGAGTTCTACCAGGCCTACGCCGACTACGAAGACAACATGGACCTGACCGAAGAACTGTTCCGCGAACTGGCGCAGTTGGTCCTGGGCAGCACTGACGTGCCGTACGGCGACAAGGTATTCCACTTCGGCGAGCCATTCGTGCGTCTGTCGGTGTTCGACTCGATCCTCAAGTACAACCCCGAGCTGACCGCCGATGACCTGAACGACATCGACAAGGCCCGCGCCATCGCCAAGAAAGCCGGCGCCAAGGTGCTGGGTTTCGAAGGCCTGGGCAAACTGCAGGTGATGATTTTCGAGGAGCTGGTTGAGCACAAGCTGGAGCAGCCACACTTCATTACCCAGTACCCGTTCGAAGTGTCGCCGCTGGCCCGTCGCAACGACGACAACCCGAACGTCACCGACCGTTTCGAGCTGTTCATCGGTGGCCGCGAAATCGCCAACGCCTACTCCGAGTTGAACGACGCGCAAGACCAGGCCGAGCGCTTCATGGCCCAGGTGGCCGACAAAGACGCCGGCGACGACGAAGCCATGCACTACGACGCAGACTTCGTGCGTGCCCTGGAATACGGCATGCCGCCGACGGCCGGTGAAGGTATCGGCATCGACCGCCTGGTGATGTTGTTGACAGACTCGCCGTCGATCCGCGACGTGATCTTGTTTCCGCACATGCGGCCACAAGCGTAA
- a CDS encoding chemotaxis response regulator protein-glutamate methylesterase — protein MRIAIVNDMPLAVEALRRALSFEPAHQVVWVATNGLEAVQRCAELTPDLILMDLIMPVMDGVEATRRIMAETPCAIVIVTVDRQANVSRVFEAMGHGALDVVDTPPLGVGNPKDAAAPLLRKILNIGWLIGQRGSRVRAETVAPRITGKRQSLVAIGSSAGGPAALEILLKGLPRDFPAAIVLVQHVDQVFAAGMAEWLSSASGLPVRLAREGEPPQSGVVLLAGTNHHIRLLKNGTLAYTAEPVNEIYRPSIDVFFESVASHWNGDAVGVLLTGMGRDGAQGLKLLREQGYLTIAQDQHSSAVYGMPKAAAAIDAAVEIRPLDRIAPRLLEVFAK, from the coding sequence ATGAGGATTGCGATCGTCAATGACATGCCCTTGGCGGTGGAGGCCTTGCGCCGCGCCTTGAGCTTCGAGCCCGCGCATCAAGTTGTCTGGGTGGCCACCAATGGCCTGGAAGCGGTGCAGCGCTGCGCCGAACTGACACCGGACCTGATCCTGATGGACCTGATCATGCCGGTGATGGACGGTGTGGAAGCCACCCGCCGGATCATGGCCGAGACGCCCTGCGCCATCGTTATCGTGACCGTCGACCGCCAGGCCAACGTCAGCCGGGTATTCGAAGCCATGGGCCATGGCGCCCTGGATGTGGTGGACACGCCGCCTCTGGGCGTGGGCAACCCCAAGGATGCGGCGGCGCCGCTGCTGCGCAAGATCCTCAATATTGGCTGGTTGATCGGCCAGCGCGGCAGCCGCGTGCGCGCCGAAACCGTTGCCCCGCGGATCACCGGCAAACGCCAGAGCCTGGTGGCCATCGGTTCGTCGGCAGGTGGTCCGGCCGCCCTGGAAATCCTGCTCAAGGGCTTGCCGCGGGACTTTCCCGCCGCCATTGTACTGGTGCAACATGTGGACCAGGTGTTCGCCGCCGGCATGGCCGAGTGGCTGAGCAGCGCCTCCGGCCTGCCGGTGCGCCTGGCCCGCGAAGGCGAACCGCCACAAAGTGGCGTAGTGCTGCTGGCCGGCACTAACCATCACATTCGTTTATTGAAGAATGGCACGCTAGCCTATACCGCAGAGCCAGTGAACGAGATTTACCGACCTTCGATCGACGTGTTTTTCGAAAGCGTGGCCAGTCATTGGAATGGCGATGCTGTCGGCGTGCTGTTGACCGGCATGGGGCGCGATGGCGCCCAGGGCCTCAAGTTATTGCGTGAACAAGGTTATTTGACCATCGCCCAGGATCAGCACAGCTCGGCGGTGTATGGCATGCCCAAAGCGGCGGCGGCGATTGATGCTGCTGTTGAAATTCGCCCACTGGATAGAATTGCGCCCCGATTGCTGGAGGTCTTTGCAAAATGA
- a CDS encoding TetR/AcrR family transcriptional regulator: MNRVTAQEGAAGVAAAVAESVQYQGRKASRRGSEQRRQDILDAAMRIVVRDGVRAVRHRAVAAEAGVPLSATTYYFKDIDDLLTDTFAQYVERSAAFMGKLWVRNEGLLREMVAYGDGSPQSRSQLADDIARLTADYVLRQLTNRREHLMAEQAFRQEALLNPRLAELVRSHQQILLQGTGQFFQVLGSREPRQDAKVLTAIISRMEYQGLLGGAEPLTGEEMLEILKRYMHLVLASV, encoded by the coding sequence GTGAACCGCGTAACCGCTCAAGAAGGCGCCGCCGGCGTTGCCGCTGCCGTGGCTGAAAGCGTCCAGTACCAGGGCCGCAAGGCCAGTCGTCGGGGCAGCGAGCAGCGCAGGCAAGACATTCTCGATGCAGCCATGCGCATTGTGGTTCGCGATGGCGTACGAGCCGTGCGCCATCGCGCGGTGGCGGCGGAGGCTGGGGTGCCATTGTCGGCCACCACCTACTATTTCAAAGACATCGATGATCTACTCACCGACACCTTCGCCCAATACGTCGAGCGAAGCGCCGCGTTCATGGGCAAGCTGTGGGTGCGCAACGAAGGCCTGCTGCGCGAGATGGTCGCCTACGGTGACGGCAGCCCGCAGTCACGCTCGCAACTGGCCGATGACATTGCGCGGCTGACCGCTGATTACGTCTTGCGCCAACTGACCAACCGTCGTGAACACCTGATGGCCGAGCAGGCGTTTCGTCAGGAAGCCTTGCTCAACCCGCGCCTGGCCGAGTTGGTGCGTTCCCACCAGCAGATTCTGTTGCAGGGCACGGGGCAGTTTTTCCAGGTGCTGGGCTCCCGTGAGCCACGACAGGATGCCAAAGTGTTGACGGCGATAATCAGTCGGATGGAATATCAGGGCCTGCTGGGCGGCGCAGAGCCTCTGACCGGTGAAGAGATGCTTGAGATCCTCAAGCGTTACATGCATTTGGTGTTGGCCTCGGTCTGA